A region from the Cryptosporangium arvum DSM 44712 genome encodes:
- a CDS encoding PucR family transcriptional regulator, whose translation MSQLAVRPGAFEPWAGLPAELAEVIKPELGTLAEEIVEAVREGIPEFGRSMGESYEYVIRVGVERALTQFADKVGDPNLTVDDWDAVHRKLGYGEFQQGRSLDALQAAYRLGARVAWRRLADAGLRLSIPAPLLFQLGEAVIAYVDQLAALSVEGYAEAQAHAAGARERRRRQLMQTLLADPPPSEAAIADLARTARWTVPEQLVAIALEPRADDRELTLPDLGPAVLIDLEGSEPCLLVPEAQLDRTEAALRSVLHSSRAAIGLPVAVADARRSLRWARRALAFLRRGSLSRQQVVRSADHLSTLLLLADEALVEVFAERRLAPLRQLTAKQQVRLSETLLAWLETRGGAPEVASRLQVHPQTVRYRLRQLEALFSDQLHDPDSRFELECALRALAVVRAPATDG comes from the coding sequence ATGTCGCAGTTAGCCGTGCGCCCGGGTGCGTTCGAGCCCTGGGCCGGTCTGCCGGCCGAGCTGGCGGAAGTCATCAAGCCGGAGCTCGGCACGCTGGCCGAGGAGATCGTCGAGGCCGTCCGCGAGGGGATCCCCGAGTTCGGGCGGTCGATGGGCGAGTCGTACGAGTACGTGATCCGGGTGGGAGTCGAGCGGGCGCTCACCCAGTTCGCCGACAAGGTCGGCGACCCGAACCTCACGGTGGACGACTGGGACGCCGTCCACCGCAAGCTGGGCTACGGCGAGTTCCAGCAGGGCCGCAGCCTGGATGCGCTGCAGGCCGCGTACCGGCTCGGCGCCCGCGTCGCCTGGCGTCGCCTTGCCGACGCCGGTCTGCGCCTCTCGATCCCCGCGCCGCTGCTGTTCCAGCTGGGCGAAGCCGTGATCGCCTACGTCGACCAGCTCGCCGCGCTCTCGGTCGAGGGCTACGCCGAGGCGCAGGCGCACGCTGCCGGGGCCCGCGAGCGTCGGCGTCGCCAGCTGATGCAGACGCTGCTCGCCGACCCGCCGCCGTCCGAGGCGGCGATCGCCGACCTGGCCCGCACCGCGCGGTGGACGGTGCCGGAGCAGCTGGTCGCGATCGCGCTCGAGCCGCGCGCGGACGACCGCGAGCTGACGCTGCCCGACCTCGGTCCGGCCGTGCTCATCGACCTGGAGGGCAGCGAACCCTGCCTGCTGGTGCCGGAGGCACAGCTCGACCGCACCGAGGCGGCCCTGCGCTCGGTGCTGCACTCCTCCCGGGCGGCGATCGGCCTGCCGGTGGCGGTGGCCGACGCGCGGCGCTCGCTGCGCTGGGCTCGGCGCGCGCTCGCGTTCCTGCGCCGCGGCTCGCTGAGCCGCCAGCAGGTCGTGCGCAGCGCCGATCATCTGTCCACGTTGCTGCTGCTCGCCGACGAGGCCCTGGTCGAGGTGTTCGCGGAGCGCCGGCTGGCACCGCTCCGGCAGCTCACCGCGAAGCAGCAGGTGCGGTTGAGCGAGACGCTGCTCGCGTGGCTGGAGACGCGGGGCGGCGCGCCGGAGGTGGCCTCGCGGCTCCAGGTGCACCCGCAGACCGTGCGCTACCGCCTGCGTCAGCTCGAGGCGCTCTTCTCCGACCAGCTCCACGACCCCGACTCGCGGTTCGAGCTCGAATGCGCGCTGCGGGCGCTCGCCGTGGTGCGAGCGCCCGCAACGGACGGCTAG
- a CDS encoding acyl-CoA carboxylase subunit beta yields MTTTDLPRTAQGTAAKIAELARRREVARQGARSAVEKQHAKGKLTARERIDAFLDPGSFVEVDEFARHGAGAYGDDTREAYGDGVVTGYGLVDGRPVCVYAQDFTVFGGSVGERVGQKIVKVMQRAIEVGCPIVGLNDSGGARIQEGVASLAAYGEIGYHIALASGVVPQISLILGPCAGGAVYGPAATDVVVMVENTSHQFVTGPDVVRAVTGEDVTFEELGGPAANAEAGNVHYVATDEQDALDWVQSLLSYLPSNNLDEPPDFGAADLEISADDLALNEVVPDEPNRLYDMRRVVRHVVDDGEFLELQAAFAPNLLVGLARIEGRTVGVVANQPLHLSGALDIDASEKGARFIQFCDAFNIPILTLVDVPGYFPGLAQERGGIIRRGVKLSFAYATATVPMVTVIVRKAYGGGYASMGCKHYRVDANLAWPTAEIAVMGGEAAVSVLFRRQLQEAAATGDVESLHAALVAAYREQRCTPYEAAERGYVDAVIAPSETRTEVAKALRMLRTKRQASPARKHTNFPL; encoded by the coding sequence ATGACCACGACTGATCTGCCCAGGACCGCACAGGGCACCGCGGCGAAGATCGCGGAGCTGGCGCGGCGGAGGGAGGTGGCCCGGCAGGGCGCGCGGAGCGCGGTCGAGAAGCAGCACGCCAAGGGCAAACTCACCGCTCGCGAGCGCATCGACGCGTTCCTCGACCCGGGCTCGTTCGTCGAGGTGGACGAATTCGCCCGGCACGGTGCCGGCGCGTACGGCGACGACACGAGGGAGGCATACGGCGACGGCGTCGTCACCGGGTACGGCCTGGTCGACGGACGTCCGGTCTGCGTGTACGCGCAGGACTTCACGGTCTTCGGCGGGAGCGTCGGGGAACGCGTCGGGCAGAAGATCGTCAAGGTCATGCAGCGGGCGATCGAGGTCGGCTGTCCGATCGTCGGGCTCAACGACTCCGGCGGGGCGCGGATCCAGGAGGGTGTGGCGTCGCTCGCCGCGTACGGCGAGATCGGCTATCACATCGCGTTGGCGTCGGGGGTCGTGCCGCAGATCTCGCTGATCCTCGGGCCGTGCGCTGGCGGCGCCGTGTACGGGCCCGCGGCCACCGACGTCGTCGTGATGGTCGAGAACACCTCGCACCAGTTCGTCACCGGTCCGGACGTGGTCCGGGCCGTGACCGGCGAGGACGTGACGTTCGAGGAGCTCGGTGGGCCGGCCGCCAACGCGGAGGCCGGGAACGTCCACTACGTCGCCACCGACGAGCAGGACGCGCTCGACTGGGTGCAGTCACTGCTGTCGTACCTGCCGTCCAACAACCTCGACGAGCCACCGGACTTCGGTGCGGCCGACCTCGAGATCAGCGCCGACGACCTGGCGCTCAACGAGGTCGTCCCGGACGAGCCGAACCGCCTCTACGACATGCGCCGTGTCGTCCGCCACGTCGTCGACGACGGCGAGTTCCTCGAACTGCAGGCCGCGTTCGCGCCGAACCTGCTGGTGGGGCTGGCCCGGATCGAGGGGCGGACGGTCGGCGTCGTCGCCAACCAGCCGCTGCACCTCTCCGGCGCGCTGGACATCGACGCGTCGGAGAAGGGCGCGCGTTTCATCCAGTTCTGCGACGCGTTCAACATCCCGATCCTGACGCTCGTCGACGTGCCGGGGTACTTCCCGGGCCTGGCCCAGGAGCGGGGCGGAATCATCCGGCGCGGGGTGAAGCTGTCGTTCGCCTACGCGACGGCGACCGTGCCGATGGTCACCGTGATCGTCCGGAAGGCCTACGGCGGCGGGTACGCGTCGATGGGCTGCAAGCACTACCGGGTCGACGCGAACCTGGCGTGGCCGACGGCTGAGATCGCGGTGATGGGCGGCGAGGCGGCGGTGAGCGTGCTGTTCCGGCGGCAGCTGCAGGAGGCCGCGGCGACCGGCGACGTCGAGTCGCTGCACGCGGCGTTGGTGGCGGCCTACCGGGAGCAGCGGTGCACGCCGTACGAGGCCGCGGAGCGCGGCTACGTCGACGCGGTGATCGCCCCGTCCGAGACCCGCACGGAGGTCGCCAAGGCACTACGGATGCTACGGACGAAACGCCAGGCGTCCCCCGCCCGCAAGCACACGAACTTCCCGCTGTGA
- a CDS encoding MFS transporter, with product MAISLGEYRQGGRPMPSRVVLVPIALAAFVTSLDNTVVNVALPSMQRDLALGVSGLQWIATSYILAFSALLLAGGRLTDLYGRRRVFLVGIGIFVTASALGGIATSGDFLIATRVLQGIGAALVLPSTLAVLATDVPSAARHLGAGVLTASIALSLALGPVVGGAVAEHWHWSWIFFLNVPVGLFTMVLGARTIGGSRASGQPVDVGGLITSTSAMFAVTYALIEGSVVAGGLAVAGGASFVVVERFAAAPMVDVRLFASRVFSGGTAAQVLWGLGINGVFFFTSLFLQDVMRLGPTAAGAMFVPLAVALVVCVPVSAALATRAGVHRTVAGGMALIAAGLIWVSFVGRGDPAWALVPGLVLVGVGSALTTPLTSAVLEVVPPASAGVAAAVISAAREVSGVLGIALVGAVVTVRSAAGASGGAGPVDAFASGYTAGLWCAAALTALGGAISLVALRPEVVGATRGDRARRPVPARRLGTSAAGRGRRPGRGRS from the coding sequence ATGGCGATCTCTCTGGGAGAATACCGGCAAGGAGGCCGTCCGATGCCCTCTCGTGTCGTGCTCGTGCCAATTGCACTCGCGGCCTTTGTCACGTCACTCGACAACACTGTCGTCAATGTCGCCCTACCCTCGATGCAGCGCGACTTGGCGCTCGGCGTCAGCGGCCTGCAATGGATCGCGACGAGCTATATCTTGGCGTTCTCGGCGCTCCTGCTCGCGGGCGGCCGACTCACCGATCTGTACGGGCGCAGGCGCGTGTTCCTGGTCGGCATCGGCATTTTCGTCACCGCTTCGGCACTGGGCGGGATCGCTACCTCCGGTGACTTCCTGATCGCCACTCGCGTGCTGCAGGGAATCGGTGCGGCACTGGTGCTGCCGTCCACGCTGGCGGTGCTGGCGACCGACGTCCCGTCGGCCGCGCGCCACCTCGGGGCGGGCGTGCTCACCGCGTCGATCGCGCTGTCGCTGGCGCTGGGGCCGGTCGTCGGGGGCGCGGTGGCCGAGCACTGGCACTGGAGCTGGATCTTCTTCCTCAACGTCCCGGTCGGGCTGTTCACGATGGTGCTGGGGGCACGGACGATCGGCGGCTCGCGGGCCAGCGGGCAGCCGGTCGACGTCGGCGGGTTGATCACGTCGACGTCGGCGATGTTCGCGGTGACGTACGCGCTGATCGAGGGCAGCGTGGTCGCCGGGGGGCTGGCCGTGGCCGGTGGGGCCTCGTTCGTCGTCGTGGAACGGTTCGCCGCGGCGCCGATGGTGGACGTGCGGCTCTTCGCCTCCCGCGTGTTCAGTGGAGGAACGGCCGCCCAGGTGTTGTGGGGGCTCGGGATCAACGGCGTCTTCTTCTTCACGTCGCTGTTCCTGCAGGACGTGATGCGGCTCGGACCGACGGCGGCCGGCGCGATGTTCGTCCCGCTGGCGGTGGCGCTGGTGGTGTGCGTGCCGGTGTCGGCAGCGCTGGCCACACGGGCCGGGGTCCACCGCACGGTCGCGGGCGGCATGGCGCTGATCGCGGCCGGGCTGATCTGGGTGTCGTTCGTCGGGCGGGGCGACCCGGCCTGGGCGCTGGTGCCGGGGCTGGTACTGGTCGGCGTCGGGTCGGCGTTGACGACGCCGTTGACGTCGGCGGTGCTGGAGGTCGTGCCGCCGGCGTCGGCCGGGGTCGCGGCCGCGGTGATCAGCGCGGCGCGTGAGGTCTCTGGAGTGCTGGGGATCGCGCTGGTCGGGGCCGTGGTCACGGTTCGATCGGCGGCCGGGGCGTCCGGTGGTGCCGGGCCGGTCGACGCGTTCGCCAGCGGCTACACCGCCGGCCTCTGGTGCGCGGCCGCGCTCACCGCGCTCGGCGGAGCGATCAGCCTGGTCGCGCTGCGCCCCGAGGTCGTCGGCGCCACGCGGGGAGACCGAGCCCGGCGGCCCGTACCGGCCAGGAGGCTCGGAACCTCTGCGGCCGGTCGTGGACGCCGGCCCGGCCGGGGTCGGTCGTGA
- a CDS encoding type I polyketide synthase, which produces MNLASWLAARIGVTDADLDRPFGELGLASRDAVAIVGELEQLLGRPLPATVVWEYPTIELLAGHLESGVSVNKGLPGLEAAGSPVRGATGEPARSEPIAIVGLGVRFPGDVRTPAAYWDLLASGRSGVRDVPSGRWEQFSDGSAASAAVLAGLTRWGGFLGDVSGFDAEFFGITPREAALMDPQQRLLLEVAWEALEHAGLSLRGTATGVFVGASGTEYGHLTGASLSSIDAWTATGSALSIVSNRLSYLLDLRGPSVTLDTACSSSLVAVHQACQSLRLSEVDHALAGGVNLLLSPSVTATFDAAGALAPDGRCKAFDARADGTVRGEGCGVVVLRRLSDARRDGNRVLAVIRGSGVNQDGRSNGLTAPNPASQEALLRGVYAGLSGTEIDYVEAHGTGTLLGDPIEARALGAALGAGREPDRPLLIGSVKTNLGHLEAAAGVAGLVKVVLAMVHDRLPASVNYSTPNPHIPFDSYRLEVVSSSRPWPRYSGVARAGVSAFGFGGTNAHVVLEEYRSVPRRRSRGARGPALVLPLSGRSPERLRASAGALAEWLEGRPVGLDEVASTLAHHREVGRSRAAVVVSAVDSAGRGSAVEALRRVAAGEEWPGVVTGPERAAPPARGPVWVFSGYGSHWAGMGRRLHHEHPVFADAVRALDPHFVTYAGFSLATLVETGAKPRDLATIQIATFGLQLALAELWRAHGVEPAAVIGHSMGEITAAVVAGALSPEDGVRVISLRSRLLVEAGQRILAGGGDLGATAVVDLAAAEVDALAPRFPGVGVAVYASPDQCTVAGDSTQLAALVAHVESLGRAARQLDVRGAAHSPIIDVILDDFRSGLAVVKPSDVGVAIYGTVLADPRETPAFDAGYWAANVRRPVRFTQAVAAAAEDGHTVFVEISPHPIATVPVARTLAAAATTAPVLAWTLRRDTDDAVTFATNLATLHVHGVPVDLRVPRTQLVDVPTAPWRHQRHWVETRPRPTGPHPLLGSHVEQPGQHVFRASVGTDAAGWLADHRVHGVVVLPGAAFAELALAAGSVGFGVPVARLTLTDLDLERILPLGPTTELTVTLTDAGAVEFWSRAATDDWLRYATATVSTTATPPAAAAPSDVAGEAVDLYSRVPLAGRSYGPAFRGLVEATLRERTGGAAGRVIPPDAAGRVILPDAAGGAAGFHLHPAQLDALLQTLAVAALAHERPDDSIYLPARIGTLRTAGPLPGEVFAEATLAPQGENAALGTVLVRDREGALIAEIRDVYLRRADRASVPVPLGDKLFAAVWEPAPSPSAERLAGRWLVLGTGAHADQVTHLLAEAGQQVVRDEAEATDVLVIDPRTPGPDPTGAERLVMTVAGTARGLGDRARLWTATVRAAAVVDGEVADPGAEALRALIRVLGVEHPELTATFVDADSAGSLVDELLVAAPDTEVARRGPRRWAARLTRVSVPATPRSHPAGPESDGLEPAGTLVRPGSYVISGGLGGPGVLLAEWLVARGARRVVLNGRRGTASAEVAATVERLRETGAELEVVPGDIAEPGVAEEMVGAATAHGLPLHGVVHAAGTRADQPISTLDAGSLHRVWSPKVTGALRLHEATVDHPLDWFLIYSSAAGLLGSPGQAGYATANAWLDGFAEWRRARGLPATSIQWGARSQVGGAKDTTNPLLEPISPAEGLEALAAILASGRTVTGVTRLDVPQLLALFPRVAAIPYFAHLVPDEPAPDRRDGVAENWTQLIDRLTSRVGGIMGFRPDELDASVPLTELGLDSLMAVRAKNAVEADFGVQLPVRMLLQGASLNDFVTHIGQELGFAPRARTPLRRTPLAGRDHTERLVQRLLKRTVDVDEPLDLDHGARERLHEQLRERVPGLPHDTAALFAAPTIAAIADLVRPFSENATSVVRPLRAEGRRRPLFLAHPAGGPAGVYQELAGLLHPDQPVYGLERIDELTTIEAKAARYLELVRELQPHGPYRLGGWSLGGCVAYEMAQQLRAAGEEVAFVAVIDTIVPLPPDPAKSEQERVTDRLMVFLDYLHDTYGIRVDIPYDELFRLDDVGQTDLLTKLIADAGLGLSKGVLQHQRDSYLDVRVAERYRIQPYDGRVVLYRATEAVDVIAAQDPRYIRTDESLGFDEWCSDLEVVPVPGDHLSLIDRPNLDVLASHLDGVLDDHD; this is translated from the coding sequence ATGAACCTCGCGTCGTGGCTGGCCGCGCGGATCGGTGTGACCGACGCCGACCTCGATCGGCCGTTCGGGGAGCTGGGGCTGGCCTCGCGCGACGCGGTGGCGATCGTCGGCGAGCTGGAGCAGCTGCTCGGACGTCCGCTGCCGGCGACGGTGGTCTGGGAGTACCCGACGATCGAGCTACTGGCGGGGCATTTGGAGTCAGGAGTGTCCGTCAATAAGGGATTGCCGGGGCTTGAAGCTGCCGGCTCGCCGGTTCGTGGAGCCACCGGCGAGCCGGCCCGCTCCGAACCGATCGCGATCGTGGGGCTGGGCGTCCGGTTCCCCGGCGACGTGCGGACGCCGGCGGCCTACTGGGACCTGCTCGCTTCGGGGCGCTCCGGGGTGCGCGACGTGCCGTCGGGCCGCTGGGAGCAGTTCAGCGACGGGTCCGCGGCCTCGGCGGCGGTGCTCGCCGGGCTCACCCGGTGGGGCGGTTTCCTCGGGGACGTGAGCGGCTTCGACGCCGAGTTCTTCGGGATCACGCCGCGCGAGGCCGCGCTGATGGATCCGCAGCAGCGGTTGCTGCTCGAGGTGGCGTGGGAGGCGCTGGAGCACGCCGGCCTGTCGCTGCGCGGAACGGCCACCGGCGTCTTCGTCGGCGCGTCCGGCACCGAGTACGGGCACCTGACCGGCGCGTCGCTGTCGTCGATCGACGCGTGGACGGCGACCGGGTCGGCGCTGTCGATCGTCAGCAACCGGCTGTCGTACCTGCTCGATCTGCGCGGGCCCAGCGTCACCCTGGACACCGCGTGCTCGTCGTCGCTGGTGGCGGTGCACCAGGCGTGCCAGAGCCTGCGCCTGTCCGAGGTGGACCACGCGCTCGCCGGCGGTGTGAACCTGCTGCTGTCGCCGTCGGTCACGGCGACGTTCGACGCGGCCGGTGCGCTGGCCCCGGACGGTCGGTGCAAGGCGTTCGACGCCCGCGCCGACGGGACCGTCCGCGGCGAGGGCTGCGGGGTCGTCGTCCTCCGGCGGCTCTCCGACGCCCGGCGCGACGGGAACCGGGTGCTGGCGGTCATCCGTGGGTCGGGGGTGAACCAGGACGGGCGCTCGAACGGGCTCACCGCGCCGAATCCGGCGTCGCAGGAGGCCCTGCTGCGCGGCGTCTATGCGGGGCTGTCCGGCACGGAGATCGACTACGTCGAAGCGCACGGCACCGGGACGCTGCTCGGGGACCCGATCGAGGCGCGGGCGCTGGGCGCGGCGCTCGGGGCCGGACGGGAGCCCGACCGGCCGCTGCTGATCGGGTCGGTGAAGACGAACCTCGGGCACCTGGAGGCGGCGGCCGGGGTGGCCGGACTGGTGAAGGTCGTGCTGGCGATGGTGCACGACCGTCTTCCGGCGAGCGTGAACTACTCGACGCCGAACCCGCACATCCCGTTCGATTCGTACCGGCTGGAGGTGGTCTCGTCGTCGCGGCCGTGGCCGCGGTACAGCGGGGTCGCGCGGGCGGGGGTCTCGGCGTTCGGTTTCGGGGGGACGAACGCGCACGTGGTGCTGGAGGAGTACCGGTCGGTGCCGCGGCGGAGGTCGCGTGGGGCGCGGGGTCCGGCGCTGGTGCTGCCGTTGTCGGGGCGGTCGCCGGAGCGGTTGCGGGCGTCGGCGGGGGCGCTCGCCGAGTGGTTGGAGGGGCGGCCGGTCGGCCTGGACGAGGTGGCGTCGACGTTGGCCCACCACCGGGAGGTGGGTCGTTCGCGCGCCGCGGTGGTGGTTTCTGCTGTCGATTCCGCGGGCCGCGGGTCGGCGGTGGAGGCGTTGCGGCGGGTGGCGGCGGGGGAGGAGTGGCCGGGCGTCGTGACCGGGCCGGAGCGGGCCGCGCCGCCGGCCCGCGGGCCGGTGTGGGTGTTCTCCGGGTACGGATCGCACTGGGCCGGGATGGGCCGGCGGCTCCACCACGAGCACCCGGTGTTCGCGGACGCGGTCCGCGCGCTCGATCCGCACTTCGTCACGTACGCCGGGTTCTCGCTGGCCACGCTGGTCGAGACCGGTGCGAAACCCCGTGACCTGGCGACGATCCAGATCGCGACTTTCGGGCTCCAGCTGGCGCTCGCCGAACTGTGGCGCGCCCACGGCGTCGAACCGGCCGCGGTCATCGGGCACTCGATGGGCGAGATCACCGCCGCCGTCGTGGCCGGCGCGCTCTCGCCCGAGGACGGCGTCCGGGTGATCTCGTTGCGCTCGCGCCTGCTGGTCGAGGCCGGGCAGCGGATCCTGGCCGGGGGCGGAGACCTGGGAGCAACGGCGGTGGTCGACCTCGCCGCCGCCGAGGTCGACGCGCTGGCCCCGCGCTTCCCCGGCGTCGGGGTGGCCGTCTACGCCTCCCCCGACCAGTGCACGGTCGCGGGGGACAGCACGCAGCTGGCGGCCCTCGTCGCGCACGTGGAGTCGCTCGGCCGCGCGGCCAGGCAGCTCGACGTCCGGGGCGCCGCGCACTCCCCGATCATCGACGTGATTCTCGACGACTTCCGCTCCGGCCTGGCCGTGGTGAAACCCTCGGACGTCGGCGTGGCGATCTACGGAACCGTGCTGGCGGATCCCCGCGAGACGCCCGCCTTCGATGCCGGGTACTGGGCCGCGAACGTGCGACGGCCGGTGCGCTTCACCCAGGCGGTCGCCGCCGCGGCCGAGGACGGCCACACGGTCTTCGTCGAGATCTCACCGCACCCGATCGCCACCGTGCCGGTCGCCCGGACGCTGGCCGCGGCCGCAACCACCGCCCCGGTGCTCGCCTGGACCCTCCGCCGCGACACCGACGACGCGGTGACCTTCGCGACGAACCTGGCGACCCTGCACGTGCACGGCGTGCCGGTGGATCTGCGGGTGCCGCGCACGCAACTGGTGGACGTGCCAACGGCCCCGTGGCGTCACCAGCGCCACTGGGTGGAGACCCGCCCGCGACCCACCGGGCCGCACCCGCTGCTCGGATCGCACGTGGAGCAGCCCGGCCAACACGTGTTCCGCGCCTCGGTGGGCACCGACGCGGCCGGCTGGCTGGCCGATCACCGCGTGCACGGCGTGGTCGTGCTGCCGGGCGCGGCGTTCGCCGAACTGGCGCTGGCCGCCGGATCGGTCGGCTTCGGCGTGCCGGTCGCGCGGCTCACGCTCACCGACCTCGACCTGGAGCGAATTCTCCCGCTCGGCCCCACCACCGAACTGACGGTCACGCTCACCGACGCCGGAGCCGTCGAGTTCTGGTCCCGAGCGGCGACGGACGACTGGCTCCGCTACGCGACCGCCACGGTCTCCACCACGGCGACCCCGCCCGCCGCTGCGGCCCCGTCCGACGTCGCCGGCGAGGCGGTTGATCTCTACTCGCGGGTGCCGCTCGCGGGACGGTCGTACGGACCGGCCTTCCGCGGCCTCGTGGAAGCGACCCTCCGGGAGCGCACGGGCGGAGCGGCGGGCCGGGTGATTCCGCCGGACGCGGCGGGCCGGGTGATTCTGCCCGACGCGGCGGGCGGAGCAGCGGGATTCCACCTGCACCCGGCCCAGCTCGACGCGCTGCTCCAGACGCTCGCGGTGGCAGCGCTGGCCCACGAACGACCGGACGACTCGATCTACCTGCCCGCGAGAATCGGCACGCTCCGGACCGCGGGGCCACTGCCCGGCGAAGTGTTCGCCGAAGCGACGCTCGCGCCGCAGGGGGAGAACGCGGCGCTCGGCACCGTGCTCGTCCGCGATCGCGAGGGTGCGTTGATCGCCGAGATCCGCGACGTGTACCTGCGGCGTGCGGACCGCGCCTCGGTGCCCGTTCCGCTCGGGGACAAGCTGTTCGCAGCGGTCTGGGAACCGGCTCCGAGCCCGTCGGCGGAACGCCTCGCCGGGCGGTGGCTGGTGCTGGGCACCGGCGCCCACGCCGATCAGGTGACGCACCTGCTGGCCGAGGCCGGCCAGCAGGTGGTCCGCGACGAGGCCGAGGCCACCGACGTGCTGGTGATCGACCCCCGCACGCCCGGTCCGGATCCGACCGGGGCCGAGCGGCTCGTGATGACGGTAGCCGGCACCGCACGTGGGCTCGGCGATCGCGCTCGCTTGTGGACCGCCACGGTGCGGGCGGCCGCGGTCGTGGACGGTGAGGTCGCCGACCCGGGAGCAGAGGCCCTCCGCGCGCTGATCCGTGTGCTTGGCGTCGAGCATCCGGAACTCACCGCGACGTTCGTCGATGCCGATTCCGCCGGCTCGCTCGTCGACGAACTCCTCGTCGCCGCCCCCGACACCGAGGTGGCCCGCCGCGGCCCCCGCCGCTGGGCCGCCCGCCTCACCCGGGTCTCCGTCCCGGCCACCCCCCGCTCCCACCCCGCGGGGCCGGAATCCGACGGGCTCGAGCCGGCCGGAACGCTCGTGCGGCCCGGCAGCTACGTGATCTCGGGCGGGCTCGGTGGCCCGGGCGTGTTGCTCGCGGAATGGCTCGTCGCGCGCGGTGCCCGCCGTGTCGTGCTCAACGGGCGGCGTGGCACCGCGTCGGCCGAAGTCGCGGCCACGGTGGAGCGGCTCCGGGAGACCGGCGCCGAACTCGAAGTCGTTCCCGGCGACATCGCTGAGCCCGGCGTCGCCGAGGAGATGGTCGGCGCGGCGACCGCGCACGGACTGCCGTTGCACGGGGTGGTGCACGCCGCCGGAACCCGGGCCGACCAGCCGATCAGCACCCTCGACGCGGGGTCGCTCCACCGCGTGTGGAGCCCGAAGGTCACCGGCGCCCTCCGACTCCACGAGGCGACCGTCGACCACCCGCTCGACTGGTTCCTGATCTACTCCTCGGCCGCGGGCCTGCTCGGCTCGCCCGGTCAGGCCGGATACGCCACGGCCAACGCCTGGCTGGACGGGTTCGCGGAGTGGCGTCGAGCGCGGGGCCTTCCGGCGACGAGCATCCAGTGGGGCGCCCGGTCGCAGGTGGGAGGCGCGAAGGACACGACGAACCCCCTGCTCGAGCCGATCAGCCCGGCCGAGGGTCTGGAGGCGTTGGCCGCGATCCTCGCCTCTGGTCGCACCGTGACGGGTGTGACCAGGCTCGACGTGCCCCAGCTGCTGGCGCTGTTCCCGCGCGTCGCCGCGATTCCGTACTTCGCTCACCTGGTACCGGACGAACCCGCGCCCGACCGCCGGGACGGCGTCGCCGAGAACTGGACCCAGCTGATCGACCGGCTCACCAGCCGCGTCGGCGGGATCATGGGCTTCCGCCCCGACGAGCTGGACGCGAGCGTGCCGCTCACCGAGCTGGGCCTCGACTCGCTGATGGCGGTGCGGGCCAAGAACGCCGTCGAGGCCGACTTCGGCGTCCAGCTGCCGGTCCGGATGCTCCTGCAGGGCGCGAGCCTGAACGACTTCGTCACGCACATCGGGCAGGAACTCGGCTTCGCGCCGCGCGCCCGGACACCACTGCGAAGGACGCCGCTGGCCGGGCGGGACCACACCGAGCGGCTGGTGCAACGCCTCCTGAAGCGCACGGTCGACGTCGACGAACCTCTCGACCTGGACCACGGCGCCCGCGAGCGGCTCCACGAGCAGCTGCGCGAACGCGTACCCGGCCTGCCGCACGACACCGCCGCCCTGTTCGCGGCCCCTACGATCGCCGCGATCGCCGACCTGGTGCGCCCGTTCTCCGAGAACGCCACCTCGGTGGTCCGGCCGCTGCGTGCCGAGGGTCGTCGTCGCCCGCTGTTCCTGGCGCACCCGGCCGGCGGTCCGGCCGGTGTCTACCAGGAGCTCGCCGGGCTGTTGCACCCCGACCAGCCCGTCTACGGCCTCGAGCGGATCGACGAGCTCACGACGATCGAGGCGAAGGCCGCCCGCTACCTGGAGCTGGTCCGGGAGCTCCAGCCGCACGGCCCGTACCGGCTCGGCGGCTGGTCGCTCGGCGGGTGCGTGGCCTACGAGATGGCCCAGCAGCTCCGCGCGGCCGGCGAGGAGGTGGCGTTCGTCGCCGTGATCGACACGATCGTGCCGTTGCCGCCGGACCCGGCGAAGTCCGAACAGGAGCGCGTCACCGACCGCCTGATGGTGTTCCTCGACTACCTGCACGACACCTACGGCATCCGCGTAGACATTCCCTACGACGAGCTGTTCCGGCTCGACGACGTCGGCCAGACCGACCTGTTGACGAAGCTGATCGCCGACGCCGGACTCGGCCTGAGCAAGGGTGTCCTGCAGCACCAGCGCGACTCCTACCTCGACGTACGGGTGGCGGAGCGGTACCGGATCCAGCCCTACGACGGGCGGGTCGTCCTCTACCGCGCCACCGAGGCCGTCGACGTCATCGCGGCGCAGGATCCGCGCTACATCCGCACCGACGAGTCGCTCGGCTTCGACGAGTGGTGCTCGGACCTGGAGGTGGTCCCGGTCCCGGGTGACCACCTGTCGCTCATCGACCGCCCCAACCTCGACGTGCTCGCGAGCCACCTGGACGGAGTTCTCGATGACCACGACTGA